From Malaya genurostris strain Urasoe2022 chromosome 2, Malgen_1.1, whole genome shotgun sequence:
tcatatcaatcaaagtttgtgaaaattggggtAGCCGTCACTGAGATAAGTGAGtagtaattttcagatttttctcgCACATTTTTCGTTGTGGTTCCAGAACCTAAAGGAGAATCTATTTCATCCccctcaaagtaatcccccctggCCCCAACACACTTGAGccaacggtttttttttcaatcctcgaaacagttgttgAAGTCAACAGCCGGAATAGCCTTCAATGcgcgtagcgattcacgtttgatgtcttcaatagACTTAAAACGGTTTTCCTGGAGCGGTCATTTGAGTTTGCCGAATAGTCAAAAGTCACACGGAGCaaaatcaggcgaatacggtggttgcggaacgatattggttgaatttttggcgaaaaaatctcGAAAGATCAATGCAGTATGCGACGGTGCATTATCGTGGGGTAAAAACCATAAGTTGTCGGCCCATAATTCCTGTCTTTTTCACGATTTTTCAGGTCTCTGACTGTTGATCGTCGATTCTCGAGCACCAATTCCTTGATTTTATTGACTTGTTCATcatcagttgatgttgatggccGTCCTGGACGTGGTTCGTCGTCAACGCGTCCTCGACcctttgaacaacttgtaccaatcaaaaacacttgctcgcgacacacaattatcaccgaaatttttttgcaatattCTGAATGTTTCGACACCAGAAATTTCATTCGGCACACAAAATATAATGGAACttatttgttgaataatttcactcattgtaaaaatcgccgaTTGCACTTTTGATACTTcagaatactaaatactaatgaatattttgacgtgacacttggcacagatgtcactgacagtcataccaacctagaaaaaaaatattttgacgaAAAAGGTTTCCGCGTGAAATATAACtcaaaagtcttactacttttGACCCACAAAAGTACGACCGGTTCAAGAATCGgttgattacataacctttgtTTTAGCGAAAGACCACAAGTGCACCGAGATTCACATtgggcaaatattgaaaacaaCAGGATTTTAACTGATAGCGATGATAGTAAAATTCTGATAAACAGTTTTAGTGTAACATGTTTATACATTTCCCTAAGCCATTCATACTTTCCCGTTTATCCAAATCCCCAACAGATGACAGCTATACTGACGTTGATTCGAATACTACTACAGATTCTGATGAACAGACACAAACGAATATTGCGAACGTTTCAATCACAATAATCGACGAAGTACTCATGCGTCGAatgattattttggatttttaaCTAATAATCTATTGGTCGAGTTTTCTCTTTGCcttcattttcgtttttttctatttcagcATGGATCCCGATCCTTCTTTGCGATCTTCCTTTTGGTTGGTATCCGTGGGACTAACATCAATGTGGATTTCAAACATTGGTGTTACACCGGAATGTATACAAAGGTTTTTAACGGTTCCTGACCTATCGAGCGCCAAAAAGTAATTTTCTTAACTGAGCAACgctttaaaacatattcctgcagtttaaaaaaaacactctTTTTATACTTACAGAGCTGTTTGGATTTTCGGCGTGGGACATATTCTAGTCAAATTATGTTCAGTCTACAATGGTTTGTTGGTTTACAGCAAATACCATGACTGTGATCCTGTGTACTCCGGTTTAGTGAAAAAGAATGACCAAGTCTTTCCCTACTACGTACTAGATGTGGCCCGAAAAATACCAGGACTTCCCGGACTGTTCGTGGTGGGAGTGTTTTCCGCTGCCTTATCCTCGATGTCTTCATGTTTGAATACTCTATCCGGGACGATTTATGATGACTTTGTGAAaccaaaattcaatttcaaggaAAAGTTAGCGAGCACAATCATCAAGCAAATGGTGGTAGTAATTGGCGTGATTTGCCTTCTGTTGGTGTACGTCGTCGAGAAGCTGGGCAGTGTTTTCAGCTTGGCGATATCCGTATCTGGAGTTACTTCCGGAACCTTACTGGGGATGTTTTTCATGGGAATGTTTTCGCCGTGGATTAATGATATGGTACAAAACGggtgatttttaaaaatatgacatTGTTAccgatttattccacaggggGCTTACTGGGGAGCACTCATTTCGCTAGGATTTTTGTCTTTTATCGCAGCTGGTGCTCAAATGGAAATTCTGGAAGGAAATCTAAAGTATGAAAGCTTACCGCTACGTTATGACGGCTGTCTTGGATTCAACTCAACAgggtaatgtcaaaacttatggtAAAACTTAGTATGTGCAGATAAACTGAATGTGCATTGGAATAGATATCAAATCTTATCAATTTATTGATATTTTACGCACTATTTCTTTGCAGCACGGCAACATCTACATTTTACGTTGATGCCGAGGGACATGACAATTCTGCCGTGCCTTGGGTGTTTCGAATGGGTTTCATGTACTACTCATTGCTCGGAACGGTAATAGCAATACTATCCGGTGTCGTTATAAGCTACATGACTGGAGGCCAAAAAGAACCCATTCCTGATGTCTTGCTGACACCCTGGGTTCGCTCGCTGTACAAACCTGTCCGCTGTGTGGATGACTACGAGTGTAAAACTGTGAACAATCAACCATTAGAACATAAAGATTTCGAGAAGATATGTAAATAATTAAATCACGGTGTTGACGAAAATATCTTTATTATTCGATTGGTCGTAGCGATGGTCGCACGTAGACTTTTGATCCAAACCGTTGAGCGAATAACTTTTTTCTTATTTCCCTCAATTTTTCTGCAATCAAAATAGCTGACTGGTCTGCTTCAACAACATCCTTTTCCAATGTACTACTGTAAGTGTCGTGAATCCATCGAACCACCTTATCAACGTTCATGAGAAATCCTTCCAGTACATGTTTGGTGTGTCTATACCGTGCTAAATTAGCCATATCAGTAAGCATGTAAATGAGGCCATGCTTAACAGCTGACTGTTGTCTTACAGTAATGTAAGGGATTTCTACCTGCGGCAGTGCATCCTGAGCTGCATCTAACGTTATCAACGCACCATGGCAGGCTGTTCTGCTGTCCAATGCGAAGGAAATCTTTTCGGCAGCTTCGTTGGTACTTCCAACGAGACTCCAAAACCGCACCGATTGTAGCATTCCTTTCGCGGAAGCACGCACCATCGAACCTGCCGTGCGCCACTGCTCACATACTCCTCCCAACCGGTCACGAATCTCTCGTGCTGATTCCAGTTCCGAATCCAAGCGCTGCTCGATTAGAGAACTGTAGGTTCCGTTCGATGCTGAAGCTATCACATAATCCAGTTCGGAATACAATACTTTTAGTTGGTCGAAAGACCGGCGTAGATTCGAAGCGCGACCTCGGGCAACGTCAATCATGTCGACACAAAAACTTTCGGCTTCCAAATGCATCGCAGCGCGAGAAATCCGAGCGATGAATTCCTCGTACCGAGTTGCTTTCACTGGATCCAAGGCGACATCCAACTTCAATGCTAACTATTATAAAAGAGAAAGGAGAGTAGAGAACAATTTTACCAGAatctttatattataatttttgatataataaaataaatttttatattttacaacttttaagatgcaaataaatagagcgttgcactggatgatttctaagatttggaagATTGTAACGCAGGAATGGACGAAAGGAGTGGTATGTTCCATCTACAAACAGGGTGATAAGCTTGACTGTTGCaactaccgcgcaatcacattactGAGCGCCCCCTAcgaggtactctcccaaatctattgccgtcgtctatgaccaatagctaaggaatccgTAGGGTCCTACCAAGTGGGATTTACTGGGACCCATGCCACTACGAAACACATATTCGTGATAAGACAAAtaatccagaagtgtcgtgaatacaacgtacccaagcatcacctattcattgacttcaaagcgacatacagactgtcccagaaagtatggacgcaaccaaaaaccgctgccatttcgcaatggttcagaatctgtcaatttttatggctgcgtcctgttgtttacactcttctctaaccacttgtgcagttgtttattcgttttcatcagtttgtttcgaaatgcgtggactttcagcaaaacaacgtcgaaaaattgtgtacaaatggtgcacagaacgcggactgtcactgagaaagatagcaaaaatggaaagagtaaatgaaaaagccgtgcgaaatgcaatcaggaagttcggtggggataacacctttaaggataaaccgaaacaaggtcctgctaaccctcagttggataaacgtatactgaaggcgttcgagcaaaagaaggaggtttcagttcgggatgttaagaatgatattctgttgttgtagtctaatattatcagtatatcgaataaaatttgaatatctaacacttgtgaactatttacagcgaaatcaaagtgcgtctatactttctgggacagtctttaaggcaCACTAAAGAGCTGGACTAagtttggaaatttcattcgttaaatgaaaattttgtaaaaaaaaacgaagaagaGTTTTAGGTATTTATATGATGAtcttatatatttgacatgatatcGAATACTTCATGTAGCTATCATTGGAAATTCCAATAGGGCAAAtaaattagaatatcatataaaattaaaatttagctcagtgcaaCCTACCTACAGACCACcctaccaaaaataaaaaataacatgCAAATTTATATAAacgtagggcaacggctccctatttcatctgagctcctatttccatctcatcccttcacctcataactttgaacatgaataatattttacaacctaccggaagcaaactgtgaaatgttttaaaatgatttgaaaagctattgtcacactttcctattgaaagaaatggttttaaattcttcggtgatcgtttttttcatataaaataaactcacttttcaatttaggacacactttcgtctcaagatttacagttcgacatgtttctgaatatctactaatcgattcgtctcaaaacatgatcactatttcgcacaattacactactattgaatgctggatgacttcataattagttatgttcacttgccacttgtttagttaacgattaaaaacttcaaaatttacccgacaagcaataaaagtcttcaaaaatatgagatgaaa
This genomic window contains:
- the LOC131428438 gene encoding sodium-coupled monocarboxylate transporter 1-like, producing MTTESLIEETIQTKVWFTTLDYVIFCAMMLLSAVIGLYYGFFAKQKQNNTAEYLLGSRQMKVFPVAMSLTATHISAVTMLGVPAEMYRYGIQYWACSISGLIVTIFMVYIFLPVFYELQTTSCYAYLEQRFSKRVRRLASFLFMLYCLLNVPVLIYTPAIAFSQVSGISLYIITPIICCICIFYTTFGGIRAVIWTDTLQFGCMLMALVVVMTLGTLQLGGIVNIFKIADAGGRLIWFNMDPDPSLRSSFWLVSVGLTSMWISNIGVTPECIQRFLTVPDLSSAKKAVWIFGVGHILVKLCSVYNGLLVYSKYHDCDPVYSGLVKKNDQVFPYYVLDVARKIPGLPGLFVVGVFSAALSSMSSCLNTLSGTIYDDFVKPKFNFKEKLASTIIKQMVVVIGVICLLLVYVVEKLGSVFSLAISVSGVTSGTLLGMFFMGMFSPWINDMGAYWGALISLGFLSFIAAGAQMEILEGNLKYESLPLRYDGCLGFNSTGTATSTFYVDAEGHDNSAVPWVFRMGFMYYSLLGTVIAILSGVVISYMTGGQKEPIPDVLLTPWVRSLYKPVRCVDDYECKTVNNQPLEHKDFEKICK
- the LOC131429165 gene encoding LOW QUALITY PROTEIN: uncharacterized protein LOC131429165 (The sequence of the model RefSeq protein was modified relative to this genomic sequence to represent the inferred CDS: substituted 1 base at 1 genomic stop codon), which translates into the protein MRALVMGCSSSSTAVEDTPHVNTPVRRDVRKQVGLSDEFELQDTVPKAAETIVEAFLRLDEEICTLESSCPGPRLLTAEAWIDHLSNAFKTTYISSEVYQQTNRLTMDVKVIDIPNGIPESSSATESITTASERSRNDTAKVHRXQCFLALKLDVALDPVKATRYEEFIARISRAAMHLEAESFCVDMIDVARGRASNLRRSFDQLKVLYSELDYVIASASNGTYSSLIEQRLDSELESAREIRDRLGGVCEQWRTAGSMVRASAKGMLQSVRFWSLVGSTNEAAEKISFALDSRTACHGALITLDAAQDALPQVEIPYITVRQQSAVKHGLIYMLTDMANLARYRHTKHVLEGFLMNVDKVVRWIHDTYSSTLEKDVVEADQSAILIAEKLREIRKKLFAQRFGSKVYVRPSLRPIE